One Thalassotalea atypica DNA window includes the following coding sequences:
- a CDS encoding alkaline phosphatase family protein, translated as MIDYRTSSIEVSDISLVNPPSIVAGPLLRHCDSNNITFWLVTSKPFDFACQLFNAENSKVLVDRDIADAELLRTQVGEHAFINQVTVKLEQELPVHTLIEYELVLKFKDETVLLSQAIPDLLYSGQARPSFVLKPYIEKLWHGSCRKPHFPSEDGLATLDQRIEQQDFTAENRPSLLMMSGDQVYADDVAGPMLSAIHQVIAHLGLYTESWENDATDGDILTTSLQLFEHENCYYNRHLFLPQDRVNRSWIDRVFAASKKPIFTSVNAKNHLVTLSEVIAMYILTWSPTMWSLVDIDTDQFLPEKHRKKYQDELVIIKAFSQSLSHVRRTLAHIPVYMIFDDHDITDDWNLTRGWEEAAYEHPFAKRIIGNALVGYYLCQGLGNGVDRLKGLSEKIQPCFSAQGVQEHDLLVSEVLAWEHWHYHLDTTPKIVVLDTRTQRWRSEDDASKPSGLMDWESLSALQQELINQPAVIMVSPAPIYGVKVIEAVQRIFTFFGKPLAVDAENWMAHSGTANVMLNIFRHHKTPPNFVILSGDVHYSFVYDVTHRFRRNSSRIIQITCSGIKNEFPAGLLNVLERLNYYLYGQYSPLNWFTKRRRMRIRVRKPSTSPNKTLFNGSGVGEVRLSHHCEQVSTETISVSGEIVQFESKSSND; from the coding sequence ATGATTGATTATAGAACGTCATCCATTGAGGTATCTGATATCAGTTTAGTAAACCCACCTTCCATTGTGGCAGGCCCGTTGCTGCGTCACTGCGACAGCAACAACATCACCTTTTGGTTGGTCACATCGAAACCTTTTGATTTTGCTTGCCAATTATTTAATGCAGAGAACAGCAAGGTACTTGTTGATCGCGACATTGCGGACGCCGAGCTGTTACGCACACAAGTGGGTGAACACGCGTTTATCAACCAAGTGACCGTCAAGTTGGAGCAAGAACTACCAGTTCATACTTTGATTGAATACGAGCTTGTATTGAAGTTCAAAGACGAAACCGTCCTGCTGAGTCAAGCAATTCCTGATTTATTATACTCGGGTCAAGCTAGGCCAAGTTTTGTATTAAAACCGTACATTGAGAAATTGTGGCATGGCTCCTGTCGTAAGCCGCACTTTCCAAGTGAAGACGGTTTAGCTACTTTAGACCAAAGAATAGAACAACAAGACTTCACAGCTGAGAACCGTCCTTCGTTATTGATGATGTCAGGCGATCAAGTGTATGCAGATGATGTAGCAGGTCCCATGTTGTCGGCTATTCATCAGGTGATTGCCCATTTAGGCTTGTATACGGAGTCGTGGGAGAACGATGCAACAGACGGTGATATTCTCACCACCAGTTTGCAGCTTTTTGAACATGAAAATTGTTATTACAATCGCCATTTGTTTTTACCGCAAGACAGAGTCAATCGCTCTTGGATTGACCGCGTTTTTGCCGCCAGTAAGAAACCTATATTTACTTCTGTTAACGCGAAAAACCACTTAGTGACTTTGTCGGAAGTCATCGCGATGTATATTTTAACGTGGTCGCCCACGATGTGGTCTTTGGTGGACATCGATACCGATCAATTCCTGCCGGAGAAACATCGAAAAAAATACCAAGATGAACTGGTGATTATCAAAGCATTTAGCCAAAGCCTATCTCACGTCAGGCGTACACTTGCTCATATTCCTGTCTATATGATTTTTGATGATCATGACATCACAGATGATTGGAACCTAACCCGAGGCTGGGAAGAAGCGGCTTATGAACATCCATTTGCTAAGCGTATTATTGGGAATGCTCTGGTCGGCTACTATCTCTGCCAAGGTTTAGGTAACGGCGTTGATCGGCTAAAAGGTTTATCTGAAAAAATCCAACCCTGCTTTAGCGCACAGGGGGTGCAAGAACATGATCTGTTAGTTTCAGAAGTGTTGGCTTGGGAACATTGGCATTATCATTTAGATACGACGCCTAAAATAGTCGTGCTTGATACAAGAACGCAGCGCTGGCGCTCAGAAGATGATGCATCAAAACCTTCTGGTTTAATGGATTGGGAATCATTGTCAGCCTTGCAGCAAGAACTAATCAATCAACCAGCAGTGATCATGGTTTCTCCTGCACCTATTTATGGCGTGAAAGTGATTGAAGCCGTGCAGCGCATCTTTACCTTCTTCGGTAAGCCGCTGGCGGTTGATGCTGAAAACTGGATGGCGCATTCGGGCACCGCGAACGTGATGCTCAATATATTTCGTCATCACAAAACGCCACCTAACTTCGTTATTTTATCAGGCGATGTTCATTATTCGTTTGTTTATGACGTCACCCACCGTTTTCGCCGCAACAGCTCTCGCATCATTCAAATTACCTGTAGTGGTATTAAAAATGAGTTTCCGGCCGGGCTACTAAATGTTTTGGAACGACTTAATTACTACCTTTACGGGCAGTACTCACCGCTTAATTGGTTCACAAAGCGGCGTAGAATGCGCATCCGCGTCAGAAAACCCAGTACATCACCGAACAAAACTCTATTTAATGGCAGTGGTGTAGGCGAGGTGAGGTTGAGTCATCATTGTGAACAGGTGAGCACTGAAACCATCTCGGTAAGTGGAGAAATCGTTCAATTTGAATCCAAGTCTAGTAACGACTGA
- a CDS encoding spermidine synthase, whose translation MLFFQGFLLLGYLYAHGLSQLQNIKHQLVIHGGLLLVSILFLPYSLAISVNTSVSATPLFDILIILLSTVGVPYFVLSATGPLVQRWQSLAARDKLPYKLYSISNIGSLLALLSYPFVIEPWLTLVNQGWAWTISYVILTSLFLALIWQLYQQSQHLGASIKHEQSSQFNESKWVPLLWLCLSAVGVMLLVSTTNAMTQNIPPVPFLWILPLCLYLLTFIICFHSPKWYVRWYWFAFFTLSAFAAILMFFIGSQFDIISQTLMYSFILFSACMICHGELVHLKPHSNKLTKFYLYMSLGGFLGSVFVSIIAERVFVQFTEFPLAIFATTLLFMLCIAVDKAKLRFPKVVVQSVLAVPLGLLIYLFMLLQGQFDQHDVASKRNFYGLLKVVDVKVSGQQERRLIDGTTSHGTQILNTEQHAIPQSYYREDTGVALALESLIPVGNSFEPLNVGLIGLGAGTLAAYGKPQEYYHFYELNPAVKTFAEQYFSYIEQSKAVVEISLGDGRALLQQEALEFGSQGYDVLVVDAFSGDAIPTHLLTQEAFELYWVHLKEQGVLALHISNTHLDLKALTRTLAKSIDKQAVYFKSEANDENTNDAEWVLITNNQQFLSTYKVKKLITPWPESSNKTLLWTDDYSNLFSVLK comes from the coding sequence ATGTTATTTTTTCAAGGTTTTCTGCTGTTAGGCTATCTTTATGCCCATGGCTTAAGTCAATTACAGAACATAAAGCATCAGCTAGTGATCCATGGTGGATTATTGCTCGTTAGCATACTGTTTTTGCCATACTCACTCGCTATCTCTGTTAACACGTCTGTTTCAGCAACACCATTATTTGATATTTTAATAATATTACTGTCTACCGTTGGGGTCCCCTATTTTGTGCTTTCTGCTACTGGACCATTAGTGCAGCGCTGGCAAAGTTTAGCTGCACGAGACAAGCTACCGTATAAACTATATTCAATTTCAAATATAGGCTCACTTTTAGCACTGTTAAGCTACCCGTTTGTGATTGAGCCGTGGTTAACATTAGTGAATCAAGGTTGGGCTTGGACCATCAGTTATGTCATTTTGACAAGCCTATTTTTAGCGTTGATCTGGCAACTTTATCAACAAAGCCAACATCTAGGTGCATCAATAAAGCATGAACAGTCAAGCCAGTTTAATGAATCTAAATGGGTGCCCTTGTTGTGGCTTTGTCTTTCAGCTGTCGGTGTCATGCTGTTGGTGTCGACCACAAATGCCATGACTCAAAATATTCCACCGGTGCCTTTTTTGTGGATACTGCCTTTATGCTTATATTTGCTGACGTTTATTATCTGTTTTCATAGCCCTAAGTGGTATGTTCGTTGGTATTGGTTTGCATTTTTCACGCTCAGTGCCTTCGCCGCCATTTTGATGTTTTTTATCGGGTCCCAGTTTGACATCATCTCACAGACCTTGATGTATTCATTCATTTTATTTTCTGCCTGTATGATCTGTCACGGAGAATTAGTGCACTTAAAACCTCACTCGAATAAGCTAACAAAGTTCTACCTTTACATGTCATTAGGCGGGTTTTTAGGCAGTGTTTTTGTCTCTATAATTGCCGAAAGAGTGTTTGTTCAGTTCACAGAGTTTCCCTTAGCCATTTTTGCCACGACCCTGTTATTTATGCTTTGCATCGCAGTTGATAAAGCTAAATTACGCTTTCCAAAAGTCGTTGTACAAAGTGTTTTAGCTGTTCCACTAGGGTTATTGATTTATTTATTCATGCTTTTACAAGGACAATTTGACCAGCATGATGTAGCCAGCAAACGAAACTTTTATGGTTTACTAAAAGTGGTTGATGTTAAAGTATCGGGCCAACAAGAGCGCCGATTGATCGACGGAACAACCTCTCATGGCACACAAATACTAAACACTGAACAACACGCGATTCCTCAAAGTTACTACCGCGAAGATACGGGTGTTGCGCTCGCTTTAGAGAGCTTAATACCTGTCGGTAATAGCTTTGAGCCATTAAACGTTGGTCTTATAGGCTTAGGCGCAGGAACATTGGCAGCATACGGGAAACCACAAGAGTACTATCATTTTTATGAACTTAACCCTGCGGTAAAAACATTTGCAGAGCAGTACTTTAGTTACATTGAACAATCAAAGGCTGTGGTAGAAATTTCATTGGGGGATGGCCGCGCATTATTACAACAAGAGGCTTTGGAGTTTGGTAGTCAAGGTTATGATGTGCTAGTTGTCGATGCCTTTTCTGGCGACGCGATACCGACTCATTTGCTCACTCAAGAAGCGTTTGAGCTGTATTGGGTTCATTTGAAAGAACAAGGCGTATTGGCACTGCATATCTCTAATACACACTTAGATTTGAAAGCACTGACACGAACCTTGGCTAAAAGTATTGATAAACAGGCGGTCTATTTTAAGAGTGAAGCAAACGATGAAAATACCAATGATGCTGAGTGGGTACTAATTACTAATAACCAGCAGTTTTTATCAACTTATAAAGTCAAAAAACTGATCACGCCCTGGCCTGAATCTTCTAATAAAACATTACTGTGGACAGATGATTATTCCAATTTGTTTTCAGTATTAAAATAG
- a CDS encoding amidohydrolase family protein: MSKKFSKISALSLALSLSLSASVFAEKAKEEQWSVNDPQGQFKTASIDVTQGTWMNVDISPDGRTVVFDLLGDLYTMPITGGEAKPLMTDIAWQMQPRFSPDGKHIAFTSDEDGGDNLWIMNVDGSNKKAITDETFRLLNSPAWSPDGNYIVGRKHYTGSRSLGAGEVWLYHKTGGQGAMLTKRPNQQKDLGEPAFSHDGKYVYFSQDATPGKTFHYSKDSEKGIYKIKRLTLETGEIDVIVSGKGGAIRPTPSRDGRYLAYISRDDFQPNLYLYDLKSGEETLVYEDLDRDMQETWAIHGVYPTMAWTPDNKSIIFWAGGKIKQLDLKSKKAKNIEFHVKTDKKIQTAVRFKQNLDQPVFDVKMLRDVEISPDGKKVVFEAMGHIYTRTLPDGKPRRLTTQKSKFEYNPSFSRDGKKVVYVSWDDNELGTVNVVSSRGGSAKVITKEPGKYVEPSFSPDGKTVVYRKISGGYITNPTWGLNPGIYTVSAKGGKSSLVTDNGVQPHFGVDNDRIYVVRSGEKTQLARVDLDGNNDKTLYQGKFATEYKVSPDGEFLAFSERFKVFVTPLVERGDVIDTGPSARNFPVRQLSVRAGEGLSWNSKSNEIYWSLGADLYQASVGDLFDIQNDNAADKAKDDSAKPTQTNLSFTKKADMPSGTVAFVGGKIVTMEKGQVITNGVVLVEGNKIKAVGNKASVNIPKNAHVIDISGKSIMPGLIDAHAHGPQGTDEIIPQQNWKNYAGLALGVTTIHDPSNDTTEFFAASEMQKAGDIVAARLFSTGTILYGATAAGYTSHVDSLDDAKFHIERLKKAGAFSVKSYNQPRRNQRQQLIQAAREAQMMVVPEGGSLLQHNLTMVVDGHTTLEHSISTERIYDDVKQLWSQSGMAYTPTMAVAFGGIAGENFWYDTTDVWKHPRLSKYVPSEFLDARSMRRPKAPHHHYNHINVATVATELQKLGVNINSGGHGQREGLAMHWEMWMMAQGGMTPLEAISTATISPAETLGLDDQIGSIKTGKLADLIVIDGDITLDIRLSDKVTHTMINGRLYDADTMNEIGNYDNEREKFYFEQ, translated from the coding sequence ATGTCAAAAAAATTCTCGAAGATTTCTGCTTTATCATTGGCCTTGAGCCTGAGCTTGTCTGCATCGGTATTTGCTGAAAAAGCTAAAGAAGAACAATGGTCTGTCAATGATCCACAAGGACAGTTTAAAACCGCAAGTATTGATGTTACCCAAGGCACATGGATGAATGTCGATATTAGCCCAGACGGCCGTACCGTTGTATTTGACTTGTTGGGTGATCTTTATACGATGCCGATAACTGGTGGTGAAGCTAAGCCTCTAATGACAGATATTGCATGGCAAATGCAACCTAGGTTTAGTCCCGACGGTAAACACATCGCCTTTACTTCAGACGAAGATGGTGGTGATAACCTTTGGATCATGAATGTTGATGGTAGCAATAAAAAAGCGATCACTGATGAAACCTTTCGTTTACTGAACAGCCCTGCGTGGTCTCCTGACGGTAACTATATAGTCGGTCGTAAGCATTACACAGGCTCTCGCTCATTGGGTGCTGGCGAAGTATGGCTATATCATAAAACCGGCGGCCAAGGTGCAATGTTAACCAAGCGCCCTAATCAACAGAAAGACTTAGGTGAGCCGGCTTTTTCTCACGATGGGAAGTATGTTTACTTTTCACAAGATGCAACACCAGGTAAAACGTTCCACTACAGCAAAGACTCTGAAAAGGGTATCTATAAAATTAAGCGACTGACGTTAGAAACCGGTGAAATTGATGTCATTGTTTCAGGTAAAGGTGGCGCTATTCGACCAACTCCTTCACGTGATGGTCGTTACCTAGCCTACATTAGCCGTGATGATTTTCAGCCTAATTTGTACTTGTATGATTTAAAGAGCGGCGAAGAAACGCTTGTTTATGAAGATTTAGATCGCGACATGCAAGAAACATGGGCGATTCATGGTGTGTATCCAACTATGGCCTGGACACCTGATAACAAGAGCATTATTTTTTGGGCTGGCGGTAAAATAAAGCAGTTAGACCTCAAATCTAAAAAAGCTAAAAACATTGAATTCCATGTTAAAACGGACAAAAAAATTCAAACTGCTGTACGTTTCAAGCAAAATTTAGATCAGCCAGTATTTGATGTCAAAATGCTGCGTGATGTGGAAATCTCACCAGACGGCAAAAAAGTGGTCTTCGAAGCAATGGGACACATTTATACTCGCACCTTACCTGACGGAAAGCCACGTCGCCTTACGACACAAAAAAGTAAGTTTGAATACAACCCAAGTTTCTCACGCGATGGCAAAAAAGTGGTCTATGTAAGCTGGGATGACAACGAACTTGGCACAGTCAATGTCGTTTCTAGTCGCGGTGGCTCTGCGAAAGTGATCACAAAGGAGCCCGGTAAATATGTTGAACCAAGCTTCTCTCCTGATGGCAAAACCGTGGTATACCGAAAAATTTCAGGTGGTTATATTACCAATCCTACTTGGGGATTAAACCCTGGCATCTACACGGTTTCGGCAAAAGGCGGTAAATCGTCATTAGTGACTGACAATGGTGTGCAGCCGCACTTCGGTGTTGATAATGATCGTATCTATGTGGTGCGCAGCGGTGAGAAAACACAACTTGCTCGCGTAGATCTAGACGGCAACAACGATAAAACATTATATCAAGGCAAGTTTGCCACAGAGTATAAAGTATCACCTGATGGTGAATTCTTAGCGTTCTCAGAGCGTTTTAAAGTCTTTGTAACGCCTCTAGTTGAGCGTGGTGATGTGATTGATACTGGACCCAGCGCACGTAACTTCCCTGTGAGACAATTATCGGTACGTGCAGGTGAAGGTTTAAGCTGGAACAGTAAATCAAATGAAATTTACTGGAGTCTAGGTGCTGACCTATACCAAGCAAGTGTTGGCGATTTATTTGATATTCAAAATGACAACGCAGCAGATAAAGCCAAAGACGATAGCGCTAAGCCAACACAAACAAACTTAAGCTTCACCAAAAAAGCCGATATGCCATCAGGTACGGTTGCTTTTGTAGGCGGCAAAATTGTGACCATGGAAAAAGGGCAAGTGATCACCAACGGTGTCGTGCTGGTTGAAGGAAACAAAATCAAAGCAGTCGGTAATAAGGCTTCCGTCAATATCCCTAAAAATGCGCATGTCATTGATATTTCTGGTAAATCAATTATGCCAGGGCTAATAGATGCTCATGCTCATGGCCCACAAGGAACGGATGAAATTATTCCGCAGCAGAATTGGAAAAATTATGCTGGTCTGGCCTTAGGTGTAACCACAATCCATGATCCTTCAAACGATACCACAGAGTTCTTTGCTGCTAGTGAAATGCAAAAAGCGGGTGATATTGTTGCTGCGCGATTGTTCTCAACCGGTACTATTTTATACGGTGCAACAGCGGCGGGGTATACCTCACATGTTGACAGTCTAGATGATGCTAAATTCCATATCGAACGCTTGAAAAAGGCCGGTGCATTTAGTGTGAAAAGCTATAACCAACCACGACGTAACCAGCGTCAACAGTTGATTCAAGCAGCACGTGAAGCACAAATGATGGTTGTGCCAGAAGGTGGTTCATTATTACAGCATAATTTAACCATGGTGGTTGATGGTCATACAACGTTAGAACACTCGATATCGACAGAGCGCATTTATGATGATGTTAAACAGCTTTGGTCACAATCGGGTATGGCTTATACACCGACTATGGCCGTTGCCTTTGGCGGTATTGCGGGGGAAAATTTCTGGTATGACACTACAGATGTCTGGAAACACCCACGCCTAAGCAAATATGTACCGAGCGAGTTTTTGGATGCACGTTCTATGCGTCGTCCAAAAGCGCCACATCATCACTATAATCACATCAACGTAGCGACAGTGGCGACAGAGTTGCAAAAACTTGGTGTTAATATCAACTCCGGTGGTCACGGTCAACGTGAGGGTCTAGCGATGCATTGGGAAATGTGGATGATGGCACAAGGTGGTATGACACCTTTAGAGGCGATAAGCACTGCCACTATTTCTCCGGCCGAAACATTAGGTTTAGATGATCAAATAGGCTCAATTAAAACCGGTAAGCTTGCTGACTTAATCGTAATTGATGGAGATATCACACTTGATATTCGCCTAAGTGACAAAGTGACTCATACAATGATTAACGGTCGTTTGTACGATGCCGATACCATGAATGAAATTGGTAACTATGATAATGAGCGTGAAAAATTCTACTTTGAGCAGTAG
- a CDS encoding cupin domain-containing protein, whose product MAGNYPDKIKELPMYNGRFDARRMNAEQCDILFASYPADTVIGPHTHETENWGVITKGELILTLNGIVSRYGIGQWYHVPANAVHAAEFKQETDEIEFWFES is encoded by the coding sequence ATGGCAGGGAACTATCCAGATAAAATAAAAGAGTTACCAATGTACAATGGCCGCTTTGATGCAAGGAGAATGAACGCTGAACAATGTGACATATTGTTTGCCTCCTATCCAGCGGACACTGTCATTGGTCCTCATACTCATGAAACGGAAAATTGGGGCGTGATCACCAAAGGCGAATTGATATTAACCCTTAATGGTATAGTCTCCCGCTACGGTATTGGGCAATGGTATCATGTTCCTGCAAACGCTGTGCATGCTGCTGAATTTAAACAAGAAACCGATGAGATTGAATTTTGGTTTGAATCCTAA
- a CDS encoding DUF3224 domain-containing protein, with translation MKFTSTGNFEISTWNEEAYVEQADGTKQSHAKITQTYRGDIEGSSSLQYLMSYHSPTVAEFVGFETIIAAIGDKKGQFIVRHLGKFEDGVASSSFVVVAHSGTDDFSGLYGSGEFSAPAGGVAQYLFNFEL, from the coding sequence ATGAAATTTACAAGTACAGGTAATTTTGAAATCAGTACATGGAATGAAGAAGCCTATGTAGAGCAAGCGGACGGCACAAAACAGTCCCACGCTAAAATAACACAAACTTATCGTGGTGATATTGAAGGCAGCAGTTCATTGCAGTATTTAATGTCATATCACTCGCCTACAGTGGCTGAATTTGTTGGTTTTGAAACGATAATAGCGGCTATTGGTGATAAAAAAGGACAGTTTATTGTCCGTCACTTGGGTAAGTTTGAAGACGGTGTAGCCAGCAGTTCATTTGTTGTGGTGGCACATTCTGGCACGGACGATTTTAGTGGCCTTTATGGTAGCGGAGAGTTTTCAGCACCTGCAGGGGGCGTAGCGCAATACCTGTTTAATTTTGAGCTATAG
- a CDS encoding hydrogen peroxide-inducible genes activator produces the protein MISIKQIHYALAIEKTLHFKKAADLCNVSQSALSTAIHELEKQLGVMIFERNNKQVLVTSNGRLILERAKRVKIELDELVQIAQRDKKPFINPLTLGVIPTVGPYLLPKVLPEVRQQYPSLKLNIIEDQSHVLVEQIRNGEIDAAIMALPYPIDGLMSFDFWQEDFYWVCHKDECPQKLQEITSEELAIDELMLLKDGHCLKEHALAACRFKARKSDSGFDSASLYTLIQMVAGKLGTTLVPHMAIDQLVTNESELSAIHLNEPGPHRTIAFVIRPNFARAKELTLLQNIFTKQLERKCYDSRNQTIASS, from the coding sequence ATGATTTCCATTAAACAAATACATTACGCGTTAGCTATTGAAAAAACACTGCACTTTAAAAAAGCGGCTGACCTTTGCAATGTGTCACAGTCAGCGTTAAGTACTGCGATACATGAGCTTGAAAAGCAATTAGGTGTCATGATTTTTGAAAGAAATAACAAGCAAGTTCTAGTGACAAGCAATGGACGATTGATACTGGAAAGAGCGAAAAGAGTTAAGATTGAATTGGATGAATTAGTGCAAATTGCACAACGGGATAAAAAACCATTTATCAATCCGCTTACTCTTGGGGTGATCCCGACAGTTGGCCCTTACCTCTTACCTAAAGTACTACCTGAGGTGCGACAGCAATACCCTAGCTTGAAACTAAACATTATTGAAGACCAATCTCATGTTTTGGTTGAACAAATAAGAAACGGTGAGATCGATGCTGCGATAATGGCATTGCCTTACCCTATAGATGGCTTAATGAGCTTCGATTTCTGGCAAGAAGATTTCTATTGGGTGTGTCATAAAGATGAATGCCCCCAAAAGTTGCAAGAAATTACCAGTGAAGAATTAGCAATTGATGAACTTATGCTTCTAAAAGATGGCCATTGTTTAAAAGAGCATGCACTGGCCGCTTGTCGATTTAAAGCACGAAAGTCAGATTCGGGCTTCGACTCGGCAAGTTTATATACGCTAATACAAATGGTGGCAGGAAAACTGGGTACAACCTTGGTTCCGCACATGGCAATAGATCAGCTAGTAACTAATGAGTCAGAATTAAGTGCCATTCATTTGAATGAGCCAGGGCCTCATCGCACCATCGCTTTTGTAATACGACCCAATTTTGCCAGAGCCAAAGAGCTAACTTTGTTACAGAACATCTTCACGAAACAACTTGAGCGCAAATGTTACGACTCAAGAAATCAAACAATAGCTTCTTCTTAA
- a CDS encoding GNAT family N-acetyltransferase, whose translation MSTWLQELELIGEHVKLVPLSSEHRNALVEASSDGELSTLWFTQVPSEQTIDTYLEVAFKDKSNGTALPFVVLDKDTNQLLGCTRFCNAVTKNKRVEIGYTWYRKSVQRTIVNTECKYLLLSHAFENLKAIAVEFRTHWHNHASRNAIARLGAKQDGVLRNFSVEPDGAYRDTVVFSIINNEWPSVKKSLAFKLNQTE comes from the coding sequence ATGAGTACATGGTTGCAAGAGCTTGAGCTGATTGGAGAGCACGTAAAGCTTGTGCCGTTATCTAGTGAACATCGTAATGCGTTAGTTGAAGCGTCGAGCGATGGGGAGTTATCAACGCTCTGGTTTACTCAGGTTCCATCAGAACAAACTATTGATACTTACCTCGAGGTCGCGTTTAAGGATAAAAGTAATGGTACAGCGTTACCATTTGTCGTGCTTGATAAAGACACTAACCAATTGCTTGGCTGCACTCGTTTTTGTAACGCAGTTACAAAAAATAAAAGAGTTGAGATTGGCTATACTTGGTATCGAAAAAGTGTGCAACGTACTATTGTTAATACTGAATGTAAGTACTTGCTGTTATCACATGCTTTTGAAAATCTTAAGGCAATAGCTGTGGAATTTAGAACCCATTGGCATAATCACGCATCGCGCAACGCCATTGCCCGCCTAGGAGCAAAACAAGATGGTGTATTGCGAAACTTTTCGGTTGAACCTGATGGCGCCTATCGAGACACCGTTGTTTTTTCAATTATTAACAATGAATGGCCGTCGGTGAAAAAGTCTTTAGCCTTTAAACTTAATCAAACTGAATAA